A segment of the Pseudomonas versuta genome:
TAACTGGCCAGTGCGCCATCGGCCTCGGCGTCCGCACCGCGCAAACGTGCCCGCACGCTACCCAGATCAAACGCCGGCCAGGTGATGCGCGGGCCCAGTGCCCAGGCATTGGCCGCGGCCGAGCCGATCTGCGATCCACGCCCGGCAGTAAAACCGAGGAAGCCGCTGAGGCTGACCCGAGGGAACAAATCAGCCTTGGCTACCCCGATCCGGGCAGTGGCTGCCGCCAGCTTGCGCTCGGCGCCCATGATGTCCGGCCGACGCTGCAGCAGGTCGCCGGGGTTACCGATATTCAGCGCCTTGGCAATGGCCGGGAGCTGTTTAGGGCTCAAGTCCACGCTCAATTGCTCGGGCCTCTGGCCCAGCAAAGTGGCGATCCGATTGCGCTCGCGCACTTGTTCGGCCTGCAGTTGCGGCACGCTGGCCTCAACTGCGGCCAGGCGCGCATCAGCCCGCATCACGTCCAGTTCATCACCGACCCCGGCATCGCGCAGGCTTTCGGTGATGGCTTTGGAGTCTTGCTGGTTTTTCAGGTTGTCCAGGGCGATCCGCTCACGCAGTTGTGCGCCGCGCAGTTCTCCATAGGCATCCACCAGTTCGGCAATCATGGTCACTTGCAATTGATACAGGTCGGCAGCTGCAGCTTGCTCGTCGGCGTCGCTGGCTTCCAGCTCGCGCTGGATACGGCCAAACAGGTCGATCTCCCAGGCCATGTCCAGCCCCAGGTCATAACGCTCACTGTTGACCCGCTTTTCAGTCTGGCCAGGTACCTGGCCTTTGCCCAGATCGCTGCTGGCACGGCTGGTAATGGTCGGCATGGCGTCGTTACTGACGTCATCACGAATGGCCCGGGCCGCGCGCAGGCGGGCAAAAGCCACGCGCAGCTCGCGGTTACCGTTGAGCGACTGAGTCACCAACTGGTTGAGAGTGGGGTCGTCGAATTGCTGCCACCAGATGCCTTCATAATGGGCCCGGTCAAAACCCTTGAGGTAGTCGGCACTGATCTGTGCCGGCGCCGTTGCCGGTGTCTTGTAGTCCGGGCCAACGGCGCAGGCACTCAAGGCCAGCACCAACAGACTTGGCATAAAGACTTTCAGGCTCATTGTTGCGACTCCAGCTTGAGATGCCTGGCCGCCTTGCGCGCTTCACTGCGCTCCACATAGCGGCGGATCAATACATAAAACACCGGCGTCAGCAGCAGACCGAAGAAGGTCACCCCCAACATCCCGGAGAACACCGCGACACCCATGGCGTGGCGCATTTCAGCACCGGCACCGCTGGAGAACACCAGTGGCACCACACCCATGATGAACGCGAAGGAGGTCATCAGGATCGGCCGCAACCGCAGGCGGCAGGCTTCCAGCACCGCATCCAGCGGGCTCATGCCTTCTTCTTGCTTGTCCTTGGCAAACTCGACAATCAGAATCGCGTTCTTGCATGCCAGCCCCACCAGTACGATCAATCCGATCTGGGTGAAAATGTTGTTGTCACCCCCCGTAGCGATCACCCCGGTAATGGCCGACAGCAGGGTCATGGGGACGATCAGGATCACCGCCAGCGGCAAGCTCCAGCTTTCGTACTGGGCCGCGAGGACCAGGAACGCCAGCAATACGCAGAGCGGGAACACCAGCAGCGCAGTATTGCCGGACAGAATCTGCTGGTAGGTCAGGTCGGTCCATTCATAGGTCATGCCGTTGGGCAGTTCTTCCTTGAGCAGTTTTTCGATGGCTTTTTCGGCCTGGCCAGAGCTGTAGCCGGGGGCCGCGGCACCGTTGATCTCAGCGGTGATAAAGCCGTTGTAGTGCATCACCCGGTCCGGGCCCGAGGTGTCGCTGACCTTGATAAAGGTGGCCAGCGGGATCATCTCGCCCTTGTTGTTTCGCACTTTTAACTGGCCGATCTGATCCGGTTCCAGGCGGAACTGCTGCTCGGCCTGAACGTTGACCTGGTAAGTACGGCCGAAGCGGTTGAAGTCGTTGGCATACAGCGAACCCAGGTAGATCTGCAGGGTATCGAAGATGTCGCTGACGGCCACGCCGTGGGTCTTGGCTTTTTCCCGGTCGATGGCAGCATCGACCTGTGGCACGTTCACCGTGTAGCTGGTGAACAGCCCGGCCAGTTCCGGCACGTTGTGGCTTTTGTTGATGATGTTCATGGTTTCTTTGTACAGCTCGTCATAGCCCAGGTTGCCCCGGTCTTCGAGTTGCAGGCGGAAACCACCGATGGTCCCCAGGCCCTGTACCGGCGGCGGCGGGAAGATCGCCATATAGGCTTCTTCAATGCCGCTGAACTTGCCGTTCAGGGCGCCGGCAATGGCCCCGGCAGACATGCTCGGGTCTTTGCGTTCGTCGAACGGTTTAAGCGTCACGAACACGATGCCGGCGTTAGGGCTGTTGGTGAAGCCATTGATCGACAGACCCGGGAACGCTACCGCACTTTCAACGCCGGGCTGTTTCAGGGCCAGGTCGGACATGCGTTTGATCACGTCTTCGGTACGGTCCAGGCTGGCCGCATCCGGCAATTGCGCGAAGGCCACCAGGTATTGCTTGTCCTGGCCGGGGACGAAACCGGTCGGGGTATTGGCGAAGCCGAAGAAGGTCAGCACCATCAACCCTGCGTACAGGATCAGGGCAATGCCACTGCTGCGGATCACCCGCGCTACGGTGCCGACATACGTATGGCTGGCACGATCGAAGAAGCGGTTGAACGGGCGGAACAGCCAGCCGCCGAACAGCTTGTCGAGCACTTTGGAGAAGCGGTCTTTCGGCGCGTCGTGGCTCTTGAGCAATACCGCTGCAAGGGCTGGCGACAGGGTCAGCGAGTTGAAGGCCGAGATCACCGTCGAAATCGCGATGGTCAGGGCGAACTGCTTGTAGAACTGCCCGGTCAGCCCGGAGATGAACGCGGCCGGGATAAACACCGCACACAGCACCAGTGCCGTGGCAATGATGGGGCCGGTCACTTCACGCATGGCGCGCTTGGTCGCTTCGACCGGAGTCAGGCCCAGTCCGATATTTCGTTCGACGTTTTCCACCACCACAATCGCATCGTCGACCACGATCCCGATCGCCAGCACCAGCCCGAACAGCGACAGGGCGTTGAGCGAGAAGCCGAACATGTGCATCACGGCAAAGGTACCAATCAGCGATACCGGCACCGCCACCAGCGGAATGATTGAGGCACGCCAGGTCTGCAGGAACAGGATCACCACCAGCACCACGAGGATCAGTGCTTCAAACAGGGTGTGAACCACCGCCTCGATAGAGCCGCGAACAAAGATAGTCGGGTCATAAACGATGCTGAAGTCCATGCCCTGCGGGAAGCTCTTCTTCAGTTCAGCCATCTTGGCGCGAACTTCATTGGAGATATCGATGGCGTTCGAACCCGGGCGCTGGAAAATCGGGATCGCCACCGCAGGCTGGTTGTTCAGCAAGGAACGCAGCGCGTACTGGCTGGAACCCAGTTCAACCCGGGCAATGTCTTTGAGGCGAGTGATTTCACCGTCATCGCCTGCGCGAATAATGATGTTCTCGAACTCTTCTTCGGACACCAGGCGGCCCTGGGTATTAACCGAGAGCTGGAAGCTGGTGGCATTCGGGGCAGGGGGCGCGCCCAGGGCACCGGCAGCCACCTGACGGTTCTGCTCGCGGATCGCGTTCACCACATCAGTGGCTGTCAGATTGCGCGAAGCGGTCTTGTTCGGATCGAGCCACACCCGCAACGAGTAATCGCCCATGCCGAACAACTGCACATCACCAACCCCGCCCAGGCGGGCCAGCTCATCCTTGATGTTGAGAATGGCGTAGTTGGACAGGTACAGCATGTCGTAGCGCTGGTCGGGCGAGGTCAAGTGCACAACCATGGTCAGGTCGGGCGACGCCTTGTCCACCGTGATCCCGATGCGCGTCACTTCTTCTGGAAGCTTGGGCTCGGTACGGGTCACACGGTTCTGCACCTGCACCTGAGCGTTGTCCAGATCGGTGCCCAGGGCAAAGGTGATGGTCAGGGTGATCTTGCCGTCAGCGGTGGACTGAGAAGACATGTACAGCATGTTCTCGACACCGGTAATCGCCTGTTCCAGCGGCGCGGCGACGGTTTCGCCGATCACTTTGGGGTTGGCCCCCGGGAAGTTGGCCCGGACCACAACGGTCGGCGGCACCACTTCGGGGTATTCACTGATGGGCAACTGGAACAGCGAAATGCTGCCCGCAATCAGAATCAGCAAGGAGAGTACGGCGGCGAAAATCGGCCGCTGAATGAAGAACTGAGAAAAATTCATCGGAGTTATCGTCCCTTAACCGCGAGGAGTCGCGACACTGGCCAGCTTCGGCGCGCCATTGGCGGGCTTGGCAGGGGACAGGTTGCTGGCTTCCAGGGCTTGTCGTTGTTGTGCCAGTGCGGCGAGGGTCTGTTCGCTGGCCATCGGAATCACTTCAGGGGTGACTGAAGAACCGGGGCGTACCCGTTGCAGTCCCTTGACGATGATGGTGTCGTCTTTGTTCAGGCCGCTGCGAACAATGCGCAGGCCTTCGATTTTCGGTCCCAGGTCAACGGAGCGGTAAGCGGTGTTATTGGCGCCGTCCATTACCAGCACGAACTTCTTGCCCAGGTCGGTGCCGACCGCTTCGTCATTGATCAACACCGCGTCGTAGGTGCCGCTGCCGACCAGCTTGAGACGCGCATACAGGCCCGGGGTGAAGCTGCCGTTGGCGTTATCGAACACGGCACGGCCGCGGATGGTGCCGGTCTTGGGGTTGACCTGGTTGTCGACGAAGTTCATCTGGCCCAGGTGCGGGTTGCCGTCTTCGTTGGACAGGCCGAGGTAAACCGGGGTGCTCTGACCGCGCTGGCCCTGGCGGGCGAGCTGGGCGTATTTGAGGAACACGCGCTCGTCAGCATCGAAATAGGCGTACACCTTGTCGGTAGAGACCACACTGGTCAGGGGCGTGACATCAGCGGTGACGATGTTGCCTGCGGTGATTTCGGCACGGCTGACCCGGCCACTGATTGGTGATGTGACGCGGGTAAAGCTGAGGTTGAGCCTGGCCAGGTCAAGTTGTGCCTGAATGGCCGAGACACCGGCGCGGGCGGCTTGGGAGGCGGTGGTGCGCGAGTCGGCCAGTTCTGCGGAAATCGCATTGCTCTGGCGCAGGCGTTCGCCACGCTGGGCTTCGTTGTCGGTGCGGGTAGCGGTGGCGCGGGCCTGTTGCACCTCGGCTTCAAGACGTCGCACTTCGGCCTGGAACGGGCGCGGATCGATCTGGAACAACAGGTCGCCCTTTTTCACCAGGGCGCCCTCAGTAAAGGCGACCTGATCAATCTGGCCCGACACGCGCGGACGAATTTCAACGGTTTCAGGTGCTTCAAGCCGCCCGGTGAACTCGTCCCATTCATTGACCGGCTGTTCAAGCACTTTGGCCACACTGACTTTGGCAGCGGGAGCAGGAGCAGTCGCTTGTGGAGTTTTGCCGCATGCGCTCATCACCACGATGGCCAGGGCCGCGAGTGGGAAGCGCAAATGTTTAAGTGACTGTTCCATGGGGGGAGTCCGCCAATCTATTGAGATGGGCGGATAATGCTGGCGCGAGGGCTGATGGACGAATCGAACCCAGCGAAGATCAATATCATTCGGAATGATACAAAGCGCGAGCAAGCCCTCTAGCCTGCGCCTTTTGTTAGGGTGCTATCAATTAAATTCTTCGTCATGCGCACGAACGACCTGTAGGAGCGAGCTGTTAAAAAGCTCGCTCCTACAGTCAGGGCTTCTGTCAGATATTGATCGAAGCACTCAAGCGTGCAGTCAGCGGCGCGCCCTGGAACAGGTAGTTGTCGCCCATGTACTCACCCACATCGCGCCAGTAGCGCTTGTCGAACAGGTTGTCGACAGTCAGCCGGAACACGGTGTCATAACCCTCGATACGGGTGCTGTAACGGCTGCCGATATTGAAGATGGCGTAACTGGCGGCCTGCACACCGCCCTGTTGGCTGGCGTATTTTTTGCCGCTGTATTGCACGCCGCCGAGCACGGCCAGGCCATCGACCCAGGGCAGGGCGTAATCACCATAAAGGCTGGCACGCAGGGTAGGCACATTGATGGTTTGATGGCCTTCATACTCCGCTGTGCCACTACCCGTGACCCGCGAACGGATCGCCGCCACACTGGCTGAAATCTGCAAGCGCTCGCTGGCCCAACCGTTGGCCGCCAGTTCCAGGCCGGTGTTTTTCTGTTCGCCTTGCTGCACGTAGGTGAACGTGCCGTCGTCATTGGGGCGCGAGTATTGGTAGGCCTGACGGATCTGGTACAGCGTGGCGCTCAGGCTGATACGTCGCCAGTCGTACTTGATACCTGCTTCAATTTGCCGTGACACAGTGGGCGCAAGGATTTCAAAAGCATTGCTGGCAAACCACGGAGCCGTACCACCCAGCGACAAACCCTTGCTGTAGCGGGTGTATAGCGACAGGTTCGATACCGGCTTGTAGATCAGGGCAGCCTGGGGCAGGAATTCATAGCGCCGGGTGTGGCGGTTGGTGTCGCCCTGATCGTCGAAGGTGCGTTCGTCCAGACGCACTTCACGACCACCGAGCACGGTCTGCCATTGCTCGTTGAAGCTGATCCGGTCATTGAAAAACAGCCCGTACTGGCGGCTGTCGAGGCGGCGATGGCTGTCGTTGAGCGGGCCATCATAGCGGGCAAAATTGTCAGGCTCGCTGTCGATGTTGCCGCTGCCGATCCATTCATTGATAGCGGTGCGGTTATGCACCACGCGGCGAAATGCGCTGGTGCCTACTGTCAGTTCATGCCCGATTGCGCCCGTATCAAACAGACCGCTGAGTGCTGCCTGCACCTCATCATTACGCCGTGTGTCGTCGGGGCTGCGGAAGTCATATATGTCGTAGTTGCCCTCTGGGCTGAAGTAGTTGCCGACATCAGGCTTTACGCAGCCGACCGTGCAGCCGCCCCAGGCAAACGAGCTGTAATCATCGATCACCACTTTGCTGCGCGAGGCGCTCAGGCTGCCTTTCCAGTTGTCCGTGAAGCGGTATTCAAAGTTGCCGTTGATGTTCAGCGAATCAATGGTCACCGGTTTGGAGCCGCTCTGGTGGGCCAGCAGTTTCTTTGGCGAGGCGTGGTGCGGCAACTCGGTACCGCCGAGCAATTGATAGCCCGGTACCGAACGCTGCTCCTTGTTCTGATACTCCACATCCAGTTGCAGCAGGGCATCGGGGCTGATGTTCCAGTCGAAGGCCACAGAGGCGAAATCACGCTGGCCATTGGCATGTTCGACGTAGGAGTGCAGGTCTTCGTGGGCGAAGTTGGCGCGCAGTCCGAACTGCTGTTCGCTGCCGAACCAGGCCCCTACATCGGTGGCCAGGTATCCGCTGCCGCGGTCATCGGTGGAGACTGTGACCGAGCGTACATCCGCCGCGCGCTTGGTCACGTAATTGACCACGCCGCCGGGTTCGGAGACGCCGCTTTGCAGGCCGGAAAGGCCCTTGAGCAATTCCACCTGCTGTTTGTTTTCCAGGCCAACGTTTTGCTCACCGGCGATGGTGCGGCCATTGATCTTGTAGCTGCTGGCCGAATTCAACGAGAACCCTCGCACCACGAAGTTTTCGTAGTAGCCAACCGGCGCATAGCTTTCACCCACCGACGCGTCGTTATTCAACACATCGCTGAGCAGGCGGGCTTGCTGATCCTTGATCAGTGCATCGGTAAACACTGAAATGGCTGCCGGGGTATCGAGCAGGGGCGCCGCCTCAAAGCCGCCAACCCAGGCACTGTCGGCCTGGTAGCCGGTGTTGTCTTCGGCGGTCACTGACGTCGCCGGCAGTTCGGTGTTGGCCGCTTGTGCCACCGGTATTGCGCTGGACAGCAACAGGCCAAGGGTCAGCAAGTTGAGCGTGAACCGCGGTGCGGACTCTCCCTCGTTGAAAGTCCGGTGAAGCATGTTCATGCAAAGCTCCTGAATGATGGGCGGGCTCGAGACCAAGGCCTTTTCTCAAGCGCGCCATCATACAGACGCTACTTAACCATGGGTTAATAGTGCAATGTGAGGCTCCCGACTTTTGAGGAACTGCGCATGCCCTTTTTTCGACGCTCATGCCTGGCTCTGGCCTGCAGCTTGCCGTTGCTGGCGATGGCGGCGCCTTCCGCTCCCGGCCCGGTTTACGGCGAGCAACTGCAAGGCTTCGAGTACCCGTACCCGCTGCATCACTTCAACTTTGAGTCCCAGGGTCAGGCCCTGCAGATGGGCTACATGGACGTCGCCCCAACGGGTCCTGCCAATGGCCATACGGCGGTGCTGTTGCACGGCAAAAATTTTTGCGCGGCGACCTGGGGTGACAGCATCAAGGCCCTGAGCGAGGCGGGCTACCGGGTAGTAGCGCCGGACCAGATCGGTTTTTGCACGTCGAGCAAACCGGCCAGTTATCAATACAGCTTTCAGCAGTTGTCGGCCAATACCCATGCCTTGCTCGATAGCCTTGGGGTGGACAAGGCCAGCATCATCGGGCACTCCACCGGTGGCATGCTCGGCACTCGCTATGCATTGCAGTACGCGCCTCAAACGGAAAAACTGGTACTGGTCAACCCGATCGGCCTGGAGGACTGGAAAGCCCTCGGCGTGCCATGGCGCAGCGTTGACCAATGGTACGAGCGCGAGCTGAAACTCAGCGCCGAAGGTATTCGCCAGTACGAGCAAAGCACCTATTACGCCGGGCACTGGAAGCCTGAGTACGACCGTTGGGTGGACATGCTGGCGGGGCTGAACAAGGGCCCGGGGCACAAACGGGTGGCGTGGAACTCGGCGTTGATCTACGACATGATTTTCACCCAGCCGGTATTTTACGAACTGCCGGATCTCAAGGTCCCTACCGTATTGTTGATCGGCGATGCCGACACCACGGCCATCGGCAGCGATATTGCTTCGCCGCAGGTGAAGGCCAGAATCGGTCACTACAAAGTGCTGGGCAAGCAGGCCGCCGGGCGGATTCCCGGGGCGACGTTGATCGAGTTTCCGGGCTTGGGCCACGCCCCGCAAATGGAAGATCCGGCGGCTTTCAACAAGGTGCTGATAGAACAGTTGACCCTTGGCCGCCCCGTGTAGTCGCTGACGAGGAACGAAGGCTGCGATAAGGTCCGCAGGACCTTGCTTGACGATACCAGGACCTTGCTTGACGGTCCCAGGCCCTTGCCTGACGGTCCATAGCCCAAACCCAGCGCTGTCCCAACGGCTCGCAGCCTTCGTGCCTCGTCAGCGACTACGCATGATCAAACCAAGCGCAAATCAGGCGCAAACCAGGATCAAACCTTGATTTAGAGCCTCCAAGTACGTTATAGCTAAAAGGGTATCCAATCGTATTACAGGAAATTACAGCTCCCTATGGATGGAATCACACGTATCAATCGCCAGTCCGGCTCACATTACGCATCCCTGATTGCGCAGTGTGGGCCTCACGTCAAAGGCTGCAGCATTGCAGCGACAGGGTTTGTCTCCCGCCTCTTTGCACGCTTCGTTCCACCCCGTTGTTTGCCAGCCAGCTGCGCCGACTGGCGCCACTGCTACGTCCCCCCTCCAGATTTTTTCTGATCGCCAGCCGTCCAGGCGCGTTCGCATCCGTTTTAACGGCATGTGCTGTTGCCCGGCTTTTTTATCTGATCCCCTCATTTTCTGACCCGACACCCCTGGCGCCAGCCAGCTGCAGGTCACGACAGCGTTTAGTCAGCCATGACCGGACGCCTGCGCTACAAGGACTCACGACCAATGATTTATTTCCAGGGTAAAAGAATTTTCAGTGCCATCTTCGATATGGACGGCACGATGTTTGACACCGAACGCCTGCGTTTCAAGACCCTCAAACAGGCAGCTCTCGAGATTTACGGCACACCGCTCAGTGAAGAAACCCTGATCGGGTCATTGGGCCTGAGTGCCCGAAAAGCCGAAGCGCTGGCCAAGGCCAATCATGGTGAGGATTTCCCTTACGCTGCAGTCCGCCAACGGGCCGATGAACTGGAACTGGCCCATGTGCGCAATCATGGCGTACCGATCAAGGACGGCTTGCTCGAAGTGCTTGAGCGCTTGCGCAAGTATGGCCTGACCATGGCCGTGGCCACCTCGAGCCGCCGTCCCATCGCCGAGGAATATCTGATCAATGCCAACGTGCTCAAGTACTTCGACGTCACTGTCTGCGGTGATGAAGTGGAGCAGGGCAAGCCTCACCCCGAGATTTTCCTCAAGGCGGCCAGCGCGCTCAATTGCCTGCCGGATCATTGCCTGATGCTCGAAGACTCCGAGAACGGCCTGTTGTCGGCGATTCGTGCCGAAGGCCAGCCGATCCTGATCGAAGACATCAAGCCGCCAGCAGCCGAAGTCAAAGCCGGTGCGCTGAAGGCGTATCAGAACATGCATGAGTTTTTGGGCGACCTGAACGAATGCATGCCGGACCTGGGCACCCCCGAACTGAACGAAAGCTTCCCCCAGGCGCTCAATCAATTCAGTGTCGGTATCCACGGTTTCGGGGCCATGGGCGGTGGCTACCTGACACAGATTTTCTCCCACTGGGATGGCTACACCCGGCCCTGCGAGATCATCGCGGCCACCCGTTCGCGGATGCTGCGCGACACCATCCAGGCCTTTGGCCGCTTCAGCGTGCGCTATGGTGCGACCTCGTTCGACCAGACCATTGAAAACCTCAGAATGATCGACATGGATGACGCCGAAGAGGTGATCCGCATGTACGACGTGGCTGAAATTGTCGGGCTGAGCCTTCCGGAAACCGCGATTCGCAAACAGGCAGACGTGATTGCCAAGGGCTTGATCCGGCGCTTTGAGCGGCGCGGGCGTGAACTGACGATTCTCATCGTGTTGAACAAGGTCGGTGGCGCGGACTTTGTGCGCCGCCATGTGCAAGCCCAGCTTGAACGACTGGTTGCACCGCACATGTGTCAGAAAATTCTGGATAACACCCACTTTGCAGAAACCGTGGTCAGTCGCATTGTCTCCAAGCTGTCCAACGAATCGCTGGTGCGCCAGTTGCGCATCAAATCGAAGATTTTCCAGAACAGTCTGACGGACGAGACCGCCGCCCCCACGGCCAACCCGAAAACCCCGGTGCCCGAATACGAGCGGCTGATCAGCCGTTTCCGGCCATTCGCCCAGTCCAGCAATGCACTCAGCCAGTTGCACCTGATCCTGTTCAATAGTGAGTCGGACATGCCGTTGTATGCCGAGCGCTGCAGCAACCTGCTGGAGCGTCTGCGCCAGGTCAAGACCGTCGACGACATCACCCAGACCCAGGTGATGAAAAACCTGTTGTGGAACGGCCCTCACGCCATCATTGCCTGGTACGCGAGCCGCCTGGGCTATTCGTGGCTGGGGCAGGCCATGGGCGATCCGCGGGTCAGCGCACTGGCCGAGCGATTGATTCGCCAGGAAGTCGGCCCGGCACTGGTGGCCGAATACCCGCACATGGCTGAAGCGGTCGAGAGCTTCTCGAAAACATTTCTGGAGCGCTGCAACACCTCGTTCAAGGATCCCTGTACCCGCGTGGGCCGTGACCCGCTGCGTAAACTGCAGCGCAATGAGCGGATTTTTCGCAGTATCGATCTGGCCAAAAAACATGGCATCAACTGCAGCGCCCTGGAGTTTGGCAGCGCCCTGGCCCTGCACTACGCGCTGCGATCCACGGACAGCAAGGATCAGGAAAGCCAGTTGATGCGCAACCTGTATCAAGACAACGGCAGTGTCGAAGCGGTGCTGACCTACAGCGCAAGCTACAACGGCCGGCCGTATCCGGGCCTGGACCCAGTCACCGATGGTGCGTTGATCGAGGCCATCTCCGGGCATTTCCGGGACCTGGCGGCGATGGAGCCGGACTGTGCCGAATTCGTCATGACCGGAGCCTAAAGCAATCAAGCCCGCAGCACCTTGAATGGGCCAGTCTGGACGGTCTGTTCAAGGAGCTGATCATGGTCCGACTGTCCATGGCTCAAGCCTGAGAGCTGGCCGAATCCATCCTGTTGCATAACGGTTTCAACCCGTCTCATGCCCCTGCGGTGAGCGACACCGTGCTTGCCGGGGAGCGCGATGGTTGTGCTTCCCACGGCCTGTATCGGCTGTTGGGCTGTGTCAATTTTGTCTTCGACTTTGCCACCAGCGCCATCGCCCGTGGCGATATCGAGTTGCACCGGAGCACGGGTAAAGCGATTCCCCAGGGCTCGGCGCTGGCGGCGATGGGGGAACTGATTGCCGGGCCCTTGATCGGTGATCTGACCAGTGCCGAGTCGCTGGCGTAGGACGCGGGCAG
Coding sequences within it:
- the mtlD gene encoding bifunctional mannitol-1-phosphate dehydrogenase/phosphatase, producing MIYFQGKRIFSAIFDMDGTMFDTERLRFKTLKQAALEIYGTPLSEETLIGSLGLSARKAEALAKANHGEDFPYAAVRQRADELELAHVRNHGVPIKDGLLEVLERLRKYGLTMAVATSSRRPIAEEYLINANVLKYFDVTVCGDEVEQGKPHPEIFLKAASALNCLPDHCLMLEDSENGLLSAIRAEGQPILIEDIKPPAAEVKAGALKAYQNMHEFLGDLNECMPDLGTPELNESFPQALNQFSVGIHGFGAMGGGYLTQIFSHWDGYTRPCEIIAATRSRMLRDTIQAFGRFSVRYGATSFDQTIENLRMIDMDDAEEVIRMYDVAEIVGLSLPETAIRKQADVIAKGLIRRFERRGRELTILIVLNKVGGADFVRRHVQAQLERLVAPHMCQKILDNTHFAETVVSRIVSKLSNESLVRQLRIKSKIFQNSLTDETAAPTANPKTPVPEYERLISRFRPFAQSSNALSQLHLILFNSESDMPLYAERCSNLLERLRQVKTVDDITQTQVMKNLLWNGPHAIIAWYASRLGYSWLGQAMGDPRVSALAERLIRQEVGPALVAEYPHMAEAVESFSKTFLERCNTSFKDPCTRVGRDPLRKLQRNERIFRSIDLAKKHGINCSALEFGSALALHYALRSTDSKDQESQLMRNLYQDNGSVEAVLTYSASYNGRPYPGLDPVTDGALIEAISGHFRDLAAMEPDCAEFVMTGA